A single genomic interval of Zingiber officinale cultivar Zhangliang chromosome 4A, Zo_v1.1, whole genome shotgun sequence harbors:
- the LOC121973515 gene encoding dormancy-associated protein homolog 4-like: protein MGILHHLWDDTVAGPPPDSGLGRLRKSSSFSPSSSSTASAPPAALQVTRSITILRIGGPSSPSAASSPRSAPDSPASASTPRGDWKRPRRKSGPAEGGGSDAVEPRKPTVYDWVVISALDR, encoded by the exons ATGGGAATTCTCCACCATCTGTGGGACGACACGGTCGCCGGGCCTCCGCCGGACTCCGGCCTCGGGAGACTACGCAAGTCCTCCTCcttttctccttcctcctcctcgacGGCGTCGGCGCCTCCTGCTGCCCTCCAGGTCACGAGGAGCATCACGATCCTCCGGATCGGCGGTCCCTCGTCTCCGTCGGCCGCCTCCTCCCCTCGCAGCGCCCCTGACTCCCCTGCTTCCG CTTCGACGCCGAGGGGGGACTGGAAGAGGCCCCGGAGGAAGTCGGGGCCGGCGGAGGGCGGGGGATCCGACGCCGTCGAGCCGAGGAAGCCCACTGTCTATGACTG GGTGGTGATTAGCGCTTTGGACAGATGA